In Castanea sativa cultivar Marrone di Chiusa Pesio chromosome 6, ASM4071231v1, a single window of DNA contains:
- the LOC142638158 gene encoding ribonuclease 3-like protein 2, whose product MDSLLSMEEEEEKSATIVAVEKILSYSFKDKALLVEALTHPAYYNNNNNNNGESFRSYQRLEFVGDVVLGLAVSKYLYLENPSVGPGQLTDLRSANVGNDKLARVAVRHGLHRYIRHNNNLGVSLLDEVQEFADEVSQEGDIVLHGSIKAPKVLADIVESLAAAIYFDLNFDLQKLWVIFRDLLKPIVTLEVLQQQPHPTDTLYKQCAKQGREVAIKSWRDGAKNIASVYVDGVFVASGSSNQLMEIAKLNAAKQALLELAKSPTNIGRLDFSFGLNKSLEIEGAKKKLQEFCQKKRWAIPSYSIVKEEGPPHAKKYVYLVQIETEDGGLCMEGEEKSKVKEAKNSAASCIIRALFEPKST is encoded by the exons ATGGATTCTCTTTTGTccatggaggaggaggaggagaagtcAGCCACAATAGTAGCTGTGGAAAAAATACTCTCCTACAGCTTCAAGGACAAGGCTCTTCTAGTAGAGGCACTCACACACCCCGCctactacaacaacaacaacaacaacaacggcGAGTCGTTTAGGTCGTACCAGCGGCTCGAGTTCGTAGGCGACGTGGTGCTGGGACTAGCCGTGAGCAAATACTTGTACCTGGAAAACCCTAGCGTCGGCCCAGGACAGCTCACAGACCTACGCTCCGCCAACGTCGGCAACGACAAACTCGCACGGGTCGCCGTCCGCCACGGCCTCCACCGCTACATCAGGCACAACAATAATTTGGGCGTCTCTCTTCTTGATGAG GTTCAAGAGTTTGCTGATGAAGTCAGTCAAGAAGGTGATATAGTTTTACATGGATCAATTAAAGCCCCAAAGGTTCTTGCTGACATTGTAGAGTCTTTGGCAGCAGCTATATATTTTGATCTCAATTTCGATCTGCAAAAATTATGGGTG ATCTTTAGGGATCTCCTGAAACCTATTGTCACGCTTGAAGTCTTGCAACAACAACCCCATCCTACTGATACATTGTATAAACAGTGTGCAAAGCAAGGGAGGGAAGTTGCCATTAAGTCCTGGAGGGATGGGGCAAAGAATATTGCTAGTGTATATGTCGATGGTGTGTTTGTTGCCTCAGGTTCTTCTAATCAATTAATGGAAATTGCAAAGCTTAATGCAGCAAAGCAAGCATTGCTCGAGTTAGCGAAATCGCCCACTAACATTGGGAggttagatttttcttttgggcTCAACAAGTCATTAGAGATTGAAGGAGCAAAGAAAAAGTTGCAAGAGTTTTGTCAGAAGAAAAGGTGGGCTATACCTAGTTACAG CATTGTGAAGGAGGAGGGTCCACCACACGCAAAGAAATATGTATACTTGGTTCAAATAGAAACTGAAGATGGTGGTTTGTGTATGGAGGGAGAAGAAAAGTCAAAAGTAAAGGAAGCAAAAAATTCTGCAGCTTCATGTATTATTCGTGCCTTATTTGAGCCCAAATCGacataa